The sequence CAAACACGGCCAAGAGGCCACTGAAGCCTGCCAAGAGGCTGCCAAAAGTGTGCAAGAGGCCACCGAAAATGTCCAAGAGGCCACCAAAGCTGGCCAAGAGGCGACCAAAGCTGGCCAAGAGGCCTCCGAACATGGCCAGGAGGCTGCCGCAGCTGGCCAAGAGGCCACCGAACACAGCCAGGAGGCCACCGAACACGGCCAAGAGGCTGCCTGAAATGGCCAAGAGGCCACCAAACACGGCCAAGAGGTCACTGAAGCCCGCCAAGAGGCTGCCGAAAATGGCCAGGAGGCTACCAAAGCTGGCCAAGAGGCCACCAAACACGGCCAAGAGGCCACCAAAGCTGGCCAAAACCTCTCCGGGatggggggtgggcagggagagggtccCCAAGGTTTtccggagccaccagcgccccccacccccaccccggggtgccaGGACAAAAGGAGGttggggggagaggaaggtgaCGCAAAgccttgggggggggtgtgggggggggtggtggtccccgcctgggggcggcggcgggtggggggggggacacgacactcACAGCGATCCGGGGGGGTGATGGTGATGGACTGGGCGGTGAATTCGTCGTCGAAATAGCGCGTGTCGATCTCGGAGGTGACTTGGGGTTTGAAGGGCGGGACGAGCTGGGGGGAAAACCACAAGTttgagcccccccgccccgaccttGTCCCTTTGCGTGGGTCGTGTCGTCcgtccgtccccgtccccccccccccccaaaaaaaaaaaaaaagcgctccCGTCCCTTCCCACCTTCTTCTGCACCACGTCCTGCCAGTTGATGGGGGCGAAGAAGCGATGCTCCATCACCTCCTTGGCGTCGTTGGGACCTCCGCCCAGCCTGCGGGCACACAGAAGCTTCCAGAACCGCgtttcacacccccccccccccccaccaaaattCCCCCCACCGGCTCCTCACCGTTGTTTGGGATCCTTCTTGAGCAGCCCGGCCAGCAGGGATTTGGCCTCGGGGCTGAGGGTGCGCGGGAAGCGGATCTCCTCCATGAGGATGAGCTCGAAGAGGCGTTCGTGGTCCTGGTTGTAGAAGGGGAGGCGGCCGCACATCATCTCGTACATGACGACCCCCAGGCCCCACCAGTCCACGGCCCGGCCGTAATCGTTGTCCTCCAGGACCTgcgccggggggggaggggcgggaagaGGGTGAGGATGGTGCCGAGGAGGTGGAAGAAGCGGGGGCGGCAAgacgaggagggaaagccgttctaGATATGACCCCCGTGCCCCCGGGTTGGGAAAAGCCACGGGGAGGATGAACctccagggaaaggaagaagctcCGCGGAAAGGATCGACCTCCGCGGAAAGGAAGGACCACTTGGGAGTGGAAGGACCTCCGCGGAAAGGAGGAACGTCCGCGGAAAGGAAGGAGctccagggaaaggaagaagctcCGCGGAAAGGAATGACCTCATGGGAATGGAAAGACCTCCATGGAAAGGAGGAACGTCCACGGAAAGGAAGAAGCTCCGTGGAAAGGAAGGACCTCCAGGGAAAGGAAGAACCTCCAGGGAAAGGAAGAACCTCCGTGGAATGGAGGAAGCTCAATGGAAAGGAAGGACCTCCATGGAAAGGAAGGTCCTCCTGGGAGAGGAGGAACCTCCCCAGAAAGGAACGACCTCCTGGGAAAGGAACGACCTCCAGGGAATGGAAAGACCTCCAGGGAATGGAAAGACctccagggaaaggaggaagctcCCTGGAAAGGAGGGACCTCATGGGAATGGAAAGACCTCCACAGAAAGGAGGAACCTCCCCGGAAAGGAAGGAGCTCCAGCGAAAGGAAGAAGCTCCAGGGAAAGGAAGGTCTTCTGTGGAAAGGAAGGACCTCCAGGGAAAGGAGGAACCTCCCCGGAAAGGAAGGACCTCATGGGAATGGAAGGACCCTCCGCGGAATGGAAGGACCTCCAGggagaaagctctttggcacaaGAGTTTGGAGCAAAGCCTCCAAGGAGGCCTCCAAGGAGGAAAGCGGCGGGAAGGCTGGAATTACCTCCGGAGCCAGGTACTCGGGAGTGCCGCAGAAGGTCTTCATGGTGGCTCCATCGGAGATGCCTTCCTTGCAGAGCCCGAAGTCGGTGATTTTGATGTGGCCGTCTTTGTCCAGCATGAGGTTTTCcagctgaaatacaggaaatcaaaccaaaccaaacaaaaaaaaaaaaaagaggtaggagAAAAGATTTGGAGCCCAGCGAAGTCGGGAGCGGGACGCTGCTCCCCGGAAGGCTCCGTCGGATGGTTTTGGGGGTCTGGGTCCATCGCCGCGTGATGGGGGACGAGGTTCAagctctcccttccccagccgagctcctgccttccctcccgCGCCCACGCGGCTGGAAAAACATCCCCGGCTCCGAGCGGAGAGCGGGAACGGAGAAACGCGGCTCTTCCGTCAACCCCAACACAACGTTGCGCCGGCTGAAAACCCTTCTCCAGGGTCCCTCGGGGGGATTTTGAGGGGATTTTAGGACTCCGCACCCACAAAACGCCAAGTGGGGGAGATGAAAATTGCAGCCGATGGGGCGAAGGCGTCGCTCGCGGAGGCGGTACCTTGATGTCCCTGTACACCACGTCCCGGGAATGCAGGTATTCCAGCGCCGAGACTATTTCCGCCCCGTAAAAACGGGCTCGGTCTTCCGTGAAGACGCGTTCTCTCGAGAGGTGGAAAAAGAGcttggaggggaaaggaaaaaaaaagaagaggttgaGCCACAAGcgcttaaaaaaatcccaacgaATTGGGTTAATCGCCCTCGGCACGCGGCTAATGCCGTCATATGGGGCCTAAGCTCCTCGCGGGAGCGGTCGAAATATCgacggtgtgtcccccccctccccaatccccCGGGGTCTGCCTCCCGAAACGCGTGCCGAGGGGAAAACGCGCGGGATTAAATTCCTCCCCCCGAGCCTTGGGCTCCCACCTCTCCGCCGTTGGCGTACTCCATGACGAAGCAGAGGCGGTCGTTTGTCTGGAAGGCGTATTTCAATgcctgggagagagggaaaaataacagtgagggaggggaaaggaagtgaagagggaggaaaaggaaaggggaggaaaaggggggaggaaaaaggaaaagggggaggcgggaaagggaaagggggaggcgggaaagggaaaggggga comes from Larus michahellis unplaced genomic scaffold, bLarMic1.1 SCAFFOLD_417, whole genome shotgun sequence and encodes:
- the LOC141736789 gene encoding RAC-beta serine/threonine-protein kinase, whose translation is MTDVAVVKEGWLHKRGEYIKTWRPRYFLLKSDGSFIGYKERPETADQSLPPLNNFSVAECQLMKTERPRPNTFVIRCLQWTTVIERTFHVDSPEEREEWMRAIQTVANSLKNQEPEADTMDYKCGSPNDGTGAEEMEVAVSKTRAKATMNDFDYLKLLGKGTFGKVILVREKATGRYYAMKILRKEVIIAKDEVAHTVTESRVLQNTRHPFLTALKYAFQTNDRLCFVMEYANGGELFFHLSRERVFTEDRARFYGAEIVSALEYLHSRDVVYRDIKLENLMLDKDGHIKITDFGLCKEGISDGATMKTFCGTPEYLAPEVLEDNDYGRAVDWWGLGVVMYEMMCGRLPFYNQDHERLFELILMEEIRFPRTLSPEAKSLLAGLLKKDPKQRLGGGPNDAKEVMEHRFFAPINWQDVVQKKLVPPFKPQVTSEIDTRYFDDEFTAQSITITPPDRYDNMGSLENDQRTHFPQFSYSASIRE